In the genome of Staphylococcus durrellii, one region contains:
- a CDS encoding SDR family oxidoreductase produces MSTLVIGANGGIGRILVQQLKDANESFAAGVRKQEQVDELKNADVDAILVDVENDSIESLTDKFKGFDNVVFSVGSGGSTGPDKTIIVDLDGAVKTIEASKASNVQKYVMVSTYDSRREAFDPSGDLKPYTIAKHYADEYLKNSGVNYTIVHPGGLLDDAGTSKIEAASFFEGRGSIPREDVASVLKDIVTNDGYNNAEFQIISGKASISDALKNYK; encoded by the coding sequence ATGAGTACTCTAGTTATTGGAGCAAATGGTGGTATTGGTAGAATTTTAGTGCAACAACTTAAAGATGCAAATGAATCATTCGCTGCTGGTGTAAGAAAACAGGAGCAAGTTGATGAATTAAAAAATGCAGATGTTGATGCAATTTTAGTAGATGTTGAAAATGACAGTATAGAATCATTAACTGATAAATTTAAAGGTTTTGACAATGTGGTATTTTCTGTCGGTTCTGGAGGCAGTACTGGCCCTGATAAGACAATTATTGTAGACTTAGATGGTGCTGTTAAAACAATAGAAGCAAGTAAAGCAAGTAATGTACAGAAATATGTAATGGTTTCAACATATGATTCACGCAGAGAAGCGTTTGATCCTAGTGGTGATCTTAAACCATATACAATCGCTAAACACTATGCTGATGAATATCTTAAAAATTCAGGTGTGAATTACACTATCGTACATCCAGGTGGATTGTTAGATGATGCTGGAACTAGTAAAATAGAAGCGGCTTCTTTCTTTGAAGGAAGAGGCTCAATTCCACGTGAAGATGTTGCATCAGTATTAAAAGATATTGTAACGAATGATGGATATAATAATGCAGAGTTCCAAATTATTAGTGGTAAAGCATCAATTTCTGATGCATTAAAAAATTATAAATAA
- a CDS encoding FadR/GntR family transcriptional regulator — protein MKISNSKIYEQVADLLLEQIKSDAFEIGDKLPSIQKLASTYGVSVASIREALNALRTIGVIEIKQGYGTVVKQKEPTFFEIGDKFNSLDQIKELLELRQIIESATAAKAAEIRTNEDLTVMRQYLNEMGRAVSDGSSGEEADLEFHLTIAKAANNSLLVDLMNNISDLMKDSMKETRKIFLYSRQKTMEKLQDEHEKIYNAIEQQDEEQATECMNTHLNTVISTTLANFNEKTNDL, from the coding sequence ATGAAGATTTCAAACTCAAAAATTTATGAACAAGTGGCTGATTTATTATTAGAACAAATTAAATCAGATGCATTTGAGATTGGAGATAAGCTACCATCAATTCAAAAACTGGCATCTACTTATGGTGTAAGTGTAGCATCTATTAGGGAAGCACTTAACGCTTTAAGAACAATAGGTGTTATAGAAATAAAACAAGGTTATGGTACAGTAGTGAAACAAAAAGAGCCCACTTTCTTTGAGATAGGTGATAAATTTAATTCTTTAGACCAAATTAAAGAACTGCTGGAATTACGACAAATAATCGAGAGCGCTACAGCTGCGAAGGCTGCTGAAATACGTACTAACGAAGATTTAACTGTAATGCGTCAATATTTAAATGAAATGGGAAGAGCAGTGTCTGATGGTTCCTCAGGTGAGGAAGCAGATTTAGAATTTCATTTAACTATAGCTAAAGCTGCAAATAATTCGTTACTTGTAGACTTAATGAATAATATTTCAGATTTAATGAAAGATTCTATGAAAGAAACACGAAAAATCTTTCTTTATAGCAGACAAAAAACAATGGAAAAGTTACAAGATGAACACGAAAAAATTTATAATGCTATTGAACAGCAAGATGAGGAACAGGCAACAGAATGCATGAATACACACTTAAATACGGTAATAAGCACGACTTTAGCAAATTTTAATGAAAAAACTAACGACCTTTAG
- a CDS encoding type I phosphomannose isomerase catalytic subunit: protein MPLFLQPVFHTKVWGGSNLEQLGYKLPNHNIGEAWGISAHPNGNCEIINGPYKGETLNDVWTNHRELFGDFPSKDFPLMTKIVDANKPLSIHVHPDNAYAYENENGQYGKSECWYIIDAEENAEIIYGLNVNSLKDAKSKIAEQDFSNLFNKIKVQPGEFYFIPAGTVHSIGEGIIAYETMQASNVSYRLYDYGRKPLDGEDRQLQVDKATDVIEVFNEHINITPDTEMVENHKLIKLVSNDFFTIVKWVVSGTLNYMKPREFVLVSILKGEGQVIIDGYMYDIKGGNNFILTSDDLDTVFEGEFEIIISYL, encoded by the coding sequence ATGCCGTTATTTTTACAACCTGTTTTTCATACGAAAGTATGGGGAGGTAGCAACTTAGAACAATTAGGCTATAAATTACCTAATCACAACATTGGAGAAGCGTGGGGGATTTCTGCACATCCAAATGGTAATTGTGAGATTATTAACGGGCCATATAAGGGCGAAACTTTAAATGATGTTTGGACAAATCATAGAGAATTGTTTGGCGATTTTCCGAGTAAGGACTTTCCACTGATGACTAAAATTGTGGATGCTAACAAACCTTTATCTATACATGTCCACCCAGACAATGCCTATGCTTATGAAAATGAAAATGGGCAGTATGGTAAGTCAGAGTGTTGGTACATTATAGATGCAGAAGAAAATGCAGAGATAATTTATGGTCTTAACGTTAATTCTCTAAAAGATGCTAAAAGTAAAATAGCAGAGCAAGATTTTAGCAATTTATTTAATAAAATCAAAGTGCAACCTGGAGAGTTTTACTTCATTCCTGCAGGAACAGTTCATTCAATCGGGGAAGGGATTATTGCATATGAAACGATGCAAGCTTCAAATGTATCGTATAGATTGTATGATTATGGCCGTAAGCCACTTGATGGAGAAGATCGACAACTACAAGTAGACAAAGCTACAGACGTTATTGAAGTTTTTAATGAGCATATCAATATAACGCCAGATACTGAGATGGTAGAAAATCATAAATTAATTAAACTTGTCTCTAATGATTTTTTTACTATCGTTAAATGGGTAGTATCAGGCACTTTAAACTATATGAAACCTAGAGAATTTGTGCTCGTATCAATTTTAAAAGGTGAAGGTCAAGTAATTATCGATGGCTATATGTATGATATTAAGGGGGGCAATAATTTTATACTCACTTCTGATGATTTAGATACAGTGTTTGAAGGAGAGTTTGAAATTATTATTAGTTACTTATAG
- a CDS encoding EVE domain-containing protein codes for MSEETSYFWLNCGYNRWNHNEPLVGQTTLFEAGAQFNPSQGFRAFKQAKVGDQVIFYQVQMDTGLLGYGEITSVQTGAQNKTRVHFELKAQLKPLTADYLKRSERLEFRMSNMKETLFNQITKEEFDLIVSLGKGEIKVPRYFFLSESEDFTAGETYTLFTHTYNGIKRNGYHFYTQLEQGDRVVFYDKNQDQSVIGLGEITRHIHEKSPIPGRTNSTAIEVYYEKEISPVSLSTLNKHPKLKNLYFLQENTKQAIASLSETQFESIVDMSENNGLKPQFEAVGNEQLIEEQNEELKPFILLVVEPGDPGLKAAEDLLQKTNAHPVITTGHPDFTEDMLYGKYLPNESGALYFREGFITELMPRKDKSYLVIDNFHRIDPDIFQAFINVLEGYEVTMPRYNKKGNMIKWSRKKDSFYHFNPNWHIVGITCESLNEIKNHYSEQFLKYTRIVKVNQD; via the coding sequence ATGTCAGAGGAAACAAGCTATTTTTGGTTAAATTGTGGCTATAATCGTTGGAATCACAATGAACCACTCGTAGGTCAAACTACATTATTCGAGGCAGGTGCTCAATTTAATCCATCACAAGGCTTTCGTGCATTTAAGCAAGCTAAAGTCGGAGATCAAGTCATCTTCTATCAAGTACAAATGGACACTGGATTATTAGGTTACGGTGAAATAACTAGCGTGCAAACTGGTGCACAAAATAAAACTCGTGTACATTTTGAACTTAAAGCTCAATTAAAACCACTAACCGCTGACTACCTGAAAAGAAGCGAACGCTTAGAATTTAGAATGAGCAATATGAAAGAAACTCTGTTTAATCAAATTACTAAGGAAGAGTTTGATTTAATAGTCAGTTTAGGTAAAGGTGAAATAAAAGTACCAAGATATTTCTTTTTATCCGAATCAGAAGACTTTACAGCAGGCGAGACATATACCCTGTTTACCCATACGTATAATGGCATTAAAAGAAATGGCTATCATTTTTATACACAACTTGAACAAGGCGATAGAGTTGTATTCTATGATAAAAATCAAGATCAATCTGTAATTGGATTAGGAGAAATAACGCGTCATATTCATGAAAAATCACCTATCCCTGGACGAACAAACAGTACAGCAATAGAAGTGTACTATGAAAAAGAGATTTCACCAGTATCATTATCAACTTTAAATAAGCATCCTAAATTAAAAAATTTATATTTTCTACAAGAAAATACAAAACAAGCAATCGCTAGTTTATCTGAAACTCAATTTGAATCTATTGTTGATATGAGTGAAAATAATGGTTTAAAACCACAGTTTGAAGCCGTTGGTAATGAACAACTGATTGAAGAACAAAATGAAGAACTTAAACCATTTATCTTGTTAGTAGTTGAACCAGGGGATCCCGGTTTGAAAGCTGCCGAAGACTTATTACAAAAAACTAATGCACATCCTGTAATTACAACGGGCCATCCTGATTTCACAGAAGACATGCTTTATGGAAAGTATTTGCCTAATGAATCGGGCGCACTCTATTTTAGAGAAGGTTTTATTACAGAATTAATGCCTAGAAAAGATAAAAGCTACCTTGTTATCGATAATTTTCACCGTATAGATCCGGACATTTTCCAAGCCTTTATTAATGTTTTAGAAGGTTATGAGGTAACAATGCCTAGATATAACAAGAAGGGTAATATGATAAAATGGTCTCGGAAAAAAGATTCATTCTATCACTTTAACCCTAATTGGCACATTGTTGGTATCACTTGTGAGAGTTTAAATGAGATAAAGAATCATTATTCTGAACAATTTTTAAAGTATACTCGTATCGTTAAAGTAAACCAGGATTAA
- a CDS encoding thiol-disulfide oxidoreductase DCC family protein, producing MPIIYYDGGCVYCYNFAIWLIQNGLSTRYQFATLKGSAGQHLQQEYPEARRFDSVILQEGDNLQFKSDAIATLITSLTTFKWLGLFIRITPRFIRDFGYNLFANNRNSMWKTHWHKPNEYEQSFFID from the coding sequence ATGCCAATTATTTATTATGACGGTGGTTGTGTGTATTGTTATAATTTTGCTATTTGGTTAATACAAAATGGACTGTCTACGCGCTATCAATTTGCTACTTTAAAAGGTTCAGCAGGTCAACATTTACAACAAGAATATCCTGAGGCAAGACGTTTTGACAGTGTGATATTACAAGAGGGCGATAATTTACAATTTAAATCAGACGCTATCGCAACATTAATTACATCCCTAACTACTTTTAAATGGTTAGGTTTATTTATAAGAATAACGCCTAGGTTTATTCGTGATTTTGGCTACAACCTATTTGCTAATAACAGAAATAGTATGTGGAAAACACATTGGCATAAACCTAATGAATATGAACAATCTTTCTTTATAGATTAA
- the rbsK gene encoding ribokinase: MNKIIVVGSSSIDLIVNTHKIPDAGETVLGESFFTSPGGKGANQAVSAARLSSQVYMIGAVGNDAYGTRVINNLKENNVNTDFMDVIEDVETGTAHITLFDNDNRIIVIPGANNYITPQKVLPKLDFFNEDDIILLQQEIPAETVDAVVNYAFTNNLKVILNPAPYRTIAQQTIDKVTYLTPNESENELLFGKDLEKMLEHYRKKLIVTRGDQGAVYFDTAVRNIAGHQQKVVDTTGAGDTFNGALAVALIENKNLAEAIDFANKAGSLSVTRLGAQGAMPYRKEMKSK; encoded by the coding sequence ATGAATAAAATCATCGTGGTTGGTAGTTCATCAATAGATTTAATAGTTAATACGCACAAAATTCCAGACGCGGGAGAAACAGTATTGGGAGAGTCCTTCTTTACCAGTCCAGGAGGAAAAGGAGCTAATCAAGCAGTTTCAGCAGCGAGGTTGTCTTCCCAAGTATATATGATAGGTGCAGTAGGAAATGACGCTTATGGCACTCGAGTTATTAATAATTTAAAAGAAAATAATGTTAATACAGATTTTATGGATGTCATAGAAGATGTGGAAACTGGTACTGCCCATATAACGTTATTTGATAATGATAATAGAATTATAGTTATTCCAGGGGCGAACAATTATATTACTCCTCAAAAAGTACTACCCAAATTAGATTTTTTTAATGAGGACGATATTATTTTACTACAACAAGAAATCCCTGCCGAAACGGTTGATGCGGTGGTTAATTATGCCTTTACTAACAATTTAAAAGTTATTTTAAATCCAGCACCATATAGAACGATTGCTCAGCAAACTATTGATAAAGTCACTTATTTAACGCCAAATGAAAGTGAGAATGAATTACTTTTTGGTAAAGATTTAGAAAAGATGTTAGAACATTACCGGAAAAAGTTAATTGTGACTAGAGGCGATCAAGGAGCAGTTTATTTTGACACAGCTGTTCGTAACATTGCTGGTCATCAACAAAAAGTAGTCGATACTACTGGTGCGGGTGATACATTTAATGGTGCATTAGCAGTGGCTCTAATTGAGAATAAAAATTTAGCTGAAGCAATTGACTTTGCCAATAAGGCAGGTAGTCTATCAGTAACTCGACTCGGTGCACAAGGTGCTATGCCTTATCGTAAAGAAATGAAAAGTAAATAG
- a CDS encoding Dps family protein, with amino-acid sequence MTNNTQVVEVLNKQVANWTVAFTKLHNFHWYVKGPNFFSLHTKFEELYDEASQYIDDLAERILAVGGNPVATLKESLEISIIEEAGKGYKAEEMVEELSKDFTNVAKQLDEAIAVASNADDDVTEDMFIGMQTNIEKHNWMLKSYLGE; translated from the coding sequence ATGACTAATAATACACAAGTAGTAGAAGTATTAAATAAACAAGTAGCAAACTGGACGGTAGCGTTTACTAAATTACACAATTTTCATTGGTATGTTAAAGGGCCTAATTTCTTCTCGCTACACACTAAATTTGAAGAATTATACGATGAAGCAAGCCAATATATTGATGATTTAGCTGAACGTATTTTAGCTGTGGGTGGTAATCCGGTTGCAACGTTAAAAGAAAGTTTAGAAATATCAATTATTGAAGAAGCTGGTAAAGGTTATAAAGCTGAAGAAATGGTTGAAGAATTATCAAAAGATTTTACTAACGTTGCAAAACAATTAGATGAAGCTATTGCAGTTGCTTCAAATGCTGATGATGATGTAACTGAAGATATGTTTATTGGTATGCAAACAAATATTGAAAAACATAACTGGATGTTAAAATCTTATTTAGGCGAATAA
- the deoD gene encoding purine-nucleoside phosphorylase has translation MTQGTPHIQPNGKKIAKTVLMPGDPLRAKYIAENFLTNVEQFNEVRNMFGYTGTYKGKEVSVMGSGMGIPSIGIYSYELYNFFNVDTIIRIGSCGALQNNVNLYDIIIAQGASTNSSYIDQYNIPGHYAPLADFDLLLKAKQQADALGATSHVGNILSSDTFYNADSTFNDQWQRMGILGIEMESAALYLNATYANKKALGIFTVSDHILKDEATTAEERQNSFTQMMEIALEIAE, from the coding sequence ATGACTCAAGGGACACCACACATTCAACCTAATGGAAAAAAAATTGCCAAAACTGTTTTAATGCCTGGCGATCCACTTCGCGCTAAATATATTGCCGAAAACTTTTTAACAAATGTAGAACAATTTAATGAAGTACGCAATATGTTTGGCTACACTGGAACCTATAAAGGGAAGGAAGTATCTGTAATGGGTTCTGGTATGGGAATTCCAAGCATTGGCATTTATTCATATGAACTTTATAACTTTTTCAACGTTGACACTATTATTCGTATTGGTTCTTGTGGTGCTTTACAAAATAATGTAAATCTTTATGACATTATTATCGCTCAAGGTGCATCCACAAATTCAAGCTATATAGATCAATATAATATTCCTGGTCACTATGCACCATTGGCTGATTTCGACTTACTTTTAAAAGCAAAACAACAAGCCGATGCGTTAGGTGCAACAAGTCATGTCGGTAATATATTATCTTCTGACACCTTTTATAATGCAGACAGTACTTTCAATGATCAATGGCAACGTATGGGTATCTTAGGTATTGAAATGGAATCCGCAGCATTATATTTAAATGCTACTTACGCTAATAAAAAAGCATTAGGTATTTTTACAGTAAGTGATCATATATTAAAAGATGAAGCAACTACGGCAGAGGAAAGACAAAATTCTTTCACACAAATGATGGAAATCGCCTTAGAAATCGCTGAATAA
- the deoC gene encoding deoxyribose-phosphate aldolase, with protein MNYAKYIDHTLLKPESTKEQIDKIISEARDYEFKSVCINPTHVNYAAQQLVNTKVMVCTVIGFPLGASTTATKIYETEDAIKNGADEIDMVINIGALKDGSFEAVQKDIEGVIGAANGKTVKVIIETCLLTDEEKVRACELSKAAGADFVKTSTGFAGGGATPEDVKLMKQTVGDDLEVKASGGVRNLEDFNAMIEAGATRIGASAGVQIIQGLQSDSDY; from the coding sequence ATGAATTACGCAAAATATATTGACCATACTTTATTAAAACCAGAATCTACGAAAGAACAAATTGATAAAATTATTAGCGAGGCGCGGGATTATGAATTTAAATCAGTATGTATCAATCCTACGCATGTAAACTATGCTGCACAACAACTTGTAAACACTAAAGTAATGGTATGTACAGTCATTGGTTTCCCTTTAGGGGCTTCAACTACAGCTACAAAAATCTATGAAACTGAAGATGCTATTAAAAATGGCGCGGACGAAATAGATATGGTAATTAATATCGGAGCACTAAAAGATGGGAGTTTTGAAGCAGTTCAAAAAGATATTGAAGGCGTTATCGGTGCTGCAAATGGCAAAACAGTTAAAGTCATCATCGAAACTTGTTTATTAACAGATGAAGAAAAGGTTAGAGCTTGCGAATTAAGTAAAGCTGCAGGTGCAGATTTTGTTAAAACTTCTACTGGTTTTGCAGGAGGAGGCGCTACGCCTGAAGATGTTAAGTTAATGAAACAAACAGTTGGTGACGACCTTGAAGTAAAAGCATCAGGTGGCGTACGAAACTTAGAAGACTTTAATGCAATGATAGAAGCAGGTGCTACACGTATTGGTGCAAGCGCCGGTGTACAAATTATTCAAGGATTGCAAAGTGATTCAGACTATTAA
- a CDS encoding pyrimidine-nucleoside phosphorylase: protein MRMVDIIEKKRDGNALTKDEIEFFIDGYTKGDIPDYQASSLAMAIFFQDMNEEERAALTMAIVNSGDVIDLSNIEGIKVDKHSTGGVGDTTTLVLAPLVASVGVPVAKMSGRGLGHTGGTIDKLESIKGFHVEITEDKFTQLVNEAKVAVIGQSGNLTPADKKLYGLRDVTGTVNSIPLIASSIMSKKIAAGADAIVLDVKTGNGAFMKTIEEAEALAHAMVSIGNNVGRKTMAIISDMSQPLGNAVGNALEVKEAIETLQGKGPKDLTELVLTLGSQMVVLSNKAKDLHEAEMMLKEAINNGTALACFKTFLANQDGDASVVDDVTKLPQAKYQIALPAQESGVVTEIIANEIGVVSMMLGAGRQTKEDDIDLSVGIVLNKKVGDQVKKGDSLLTIHSNSENIDNVKEKLNNSITISEKGNNPTLIHKIITE, encoded by the coding sequence ATGAGAATGGTTGATATTATTGAAAAGAAAAGAGACGGTAATGCTTTAACTAAAGATGAAATTGAATTTTTTATTGACGGGTACACAAAAGGAGACATACCTGATTACCAAGCCTCAAGTTTAGCGATGGCTATATTTTTTCAAGATATGAATGAAGAAGAAAGAGCAGCGTTAACGATGGCTATAGTTAATTCAGGTGATGTCATTGATTTATCCAATATTGAAGGTATTAAAGTAGATAAACATTCAACAGGAGGAGTTGGAGATACAACTACATTAGTGTTAGCTCCATTAGTTGCTTCTGTCGGTGTACCTGTTGCTAAAATGAGCGGTCGTGGGTTAGGACATACAGGAGGAACAATTGATAAATTAGAATCAATTAAAGGTTTTCATGTCGAAATAACAGAAGATAAATTTACGCAACTTGTAAATGAAGCCAAAGTTGCTGTTATTGGTCAGTCTGGTAATTTAACGCCAGCTGATAAAAAATTATATGGTTTACGCGATGTTACCGGTACAGTTAATTCTATTCCGTTAATAGCATCATCGATTATGAGTAAAAAGATAGCAGCAGGCGCTGACGCAATTGTGTTAGACGTTAAAACAGGTAATGGTGCTTTTATGAAAACAATAGAAGAAGCTGAAGCTTTAGCTCATGCGATGGTAAGTATCGGAAATAACGTAGGACGTAAAACAATGGCAATTATATCTGATATGAGCCAACCACTTGGAAATGCTGTAGGTAACGCACTTGAAGTCAAAGAAGCAATTGAAACATTACAAGGTAAAGGTCCGAAAGATTTAACCGAACTAGTGCTAACACTGGGCTCACAGATGGTCGTACTTAGTAATAAAGCTAAAGACTTGCATGAGGCGGAAATGATGTTAAAAGAAGCGATAAATAATGGCACGGCATTAGCTTGTTTTAAAACATTTTTAGCTAATCAAGATGGTGATGCATCAGTTGTTGATGACGTAACCAAATTACCACAAGCGAAATATCAAATAGCATTACCTGCGCAAGAAAGTGGAGTAGTGACTGAAATTATTGCCAATGAAATTGGTGTGGTATCTATGATGTTAGGTGCAGGGAGACAGACAAAAGAAGACGATATCGATCTTAGTGTTGGTATTGTATTAAACAAAAAAGTCGGAGACCAAGTTAAGAAAGGTGACTCTTTACTAACGATTCATTCTAATAGTGAAAATATTGATAATGTTAAAGAAAAATTAAACAATAGTATCACTATCAGTGAAAAAGGCAATAATCCGACGTTGATTCATAAAATTATTACTGAATAG